A single genomic interval of Stigmatella aurantiaca harbors:
- a CDS encoding SDR family oxidoreductase: MSENVVSKIGASPSDAVRSTAKKVWFITGAGRGMGTDIAKAALAAGDAVVATGRSPQKVAAAVGATDDLLTVKLDITSPADAKAAVEAAIERFGRIDVLINNAGNFYAGFFEELPPDHFRAQLETNLFGPLNVTRAVLPVMRARRSGLVVTLSSLAGVVGGEFTSAYAASKFALEGWMESLAPEVAPFGIRTMLVEPGYFRTELLEDTSTTWPVPRIDDYAERTRQTVVGWQGVNGKQGGDPAKLAKALVELARQDNPPPRWVAGADAVQAIEQKARTLLAQVEVYRGLSSNLAHDDA; this comes from the coding sequence ATGAGCGAGAACGTCGTCAGCAAGATTGGGGCGTCGCCGAGCGACGCTGTGAGAAGCACTGCGAAGAAGGTCTGGTTCATCACTGGCGCCGGCCGCGGCATGGGAACCGACATCGCCAAGGCGGCGCTCGCCGCCGGCGACGCCGTTGTCGCGACTGGACGGAGCCCGCAGAAGGTCGCCGCTGCGGTGGGCGCAACCGATGACCTGCTCACGGTGAAGCTCGACATCACGAGCCCCGCCGATGCGAAGGCGGCCGTCGAGGCAGCGATCGAGCGGTTTGGTCGCATCGACGTGCTGATCAACAACGCCGGCAACTTCTACGCGGGGTTTTTCGAGGAGCTCCCTCCCGACCACTTCCGGGCGCAGCTGGAGACGAACCTGTTTGGACCGTTGAATGTGACCCGTGCGGTGCTTCCCGTCATGCGCGCGCGGCGCTCTGGGCTCGTCGTGACGCTCTCGTCTCTTGCTGGGGTCGTTGGCGGGGAGTTCACATCTGCGTATGCCGCCTCGAAGTTCGCCCTCGAAGGTTGGATGGAGTCCCTCGCCCCCGAAGTTGCGCCGTTCGGCATTCGCACGATGCTCGTAGAGCCCGGGTACTTCCGAACCGAGCTGCTGGAGGACACGTCCACGACCTGGCCTGTGCCGCGCATCGACGACTACGCCGAACGCACGCGGCAAACCGTCGTCGGCTGGCAGGGGGTCAATGGCAAGCAGGGGGGCGACCCCGCGAAACTCGCCAAAGCGCTCGTCGAACTCGCCCGTCAGGACAACCCGCCACCGAGGTGGGTCGCAGGGGCCGATGCCGTCCAGGCCATCGAGCAGAAGGCGAGGACCCTACTTGCCCAGGTTGAGGTTTACAGAGGGCTGTCCAGCAACCTCGCTCACGACGACGCCTGA
- a CDS encoding nuclear transport factor 2 family protein — protein MATDPIHGWHAYLAAPAREALDALLADHVVFQSPAVHTPQEGNAVTMKYLIAATEVLGVPSFRYLGEWRRERSAVLEFECTLDGSIQVNGVDMIE, from the coding sequence ATGGCGACGGATCCGATCCATGGCTGGCACGCATATCTGGCCGCACCAGCGCGCGAGGCACTCGACGCGCTGCTCGCAGACCACGTCGTCTTCCAGAGCCCCGCGGTGCACACGCCGCAGGAGGGCAATGCGGTGACGATGAAGTATCTCATCGCCGCCACCGAGGTTCTGGGGGTTCCCTCCTTCCGCTACCTCGGAGAGTGGCGCCGCGAGCGCTCCGCGGTGCTGGAGTTCGAGTGCACGCTCGACGGCAGCATCCAGGTCAACGGCGTCGACATGATCGAATGA
- a CDS encoding single-stranded DNA-binding protein, producing MAGGVNKVILIGNLGADPEVRFTPGGQAVANFRIATSDSWTDKNGQKQERTEWHRIVVWGKLAELCGEYLKKGRQCFVEGRLQTREWTDKENRKNYTTEVVASSVTFLGGRDAGEGSSSGMGGRRNGGASSRGADSDYGPPPPGMDDGMNQGGSGDDDIPF from the coding sequence ATGGCTGGAGGCGTCAACAAGGTCATTCTCATTGGCAACCTCGGCGCGGACCCGGAGGTGCGCTTCACCCCGGGTGGCCAGGCGGTCGCCAACTTCCGGATTGCCACCAGCGACAGCTGGACGGACAAGAACGGACAGAAGCAGGAGCGGACCGAGTGGCACCGCATCGTCGTCTGGGGAAAGCTCGCGGAGCTGTGCGGCGAGTACCTGAAGAAGGGCCGGCAGTGCTTCGTGGAAGGCCGGCTCCAGACGCGGGAGTGGACGGACAAGGAGAACCGGAAGAACTACACCACCGAGGTCGTGGCCAGCTCGGTCACCTTCCTGGGTGGGCGTGACGCGGGCGAGGGCTCGAGCTCGGGCATGGGCGGCCGCCGCAACGGAGGCGCCTCCTCCCGTGGAGCCGACTCCGACTACGGTCCTCCGCCTCCGGGAATGGACGATGGGATGAACCAGGGCGGCAGCGGGGACGACGACATCCCGTTCTAA